The following are encoded in a window of Arthrobacter sp. OAP107 genomic DNA:
- a CDS encoding GntR family transcriptional regulator has translation MVTWKEQLAFAPLENADRGEEVGRRLRHAIELGVLEDGSQLPSESYLASRMGVSTLTLRAALAEFARTRPCGDPARQRRRKFREGQYRGHRPRPTPISCGLFS, from the coding sequence ATGGTCACCTGGAAAGAGCAGCTCGCCTTTGCCCCGCTCGAGAATGCGGACCGTGGCGAGGAGGTCGGACGTCGGCTTAGGCATGCCATCGAGCTCGGAGTGCTCGAGGACGGTTCCCAGCTGCCCAGCGAAAGCTACCTTGCATCGAGGATGGGCGTTTCCACTCTGACACTGAGGGCTGCCCTGGCCGAGTTTGCGCGGACTAGGCCTTGTGGAGACCCGGCGCGGCAAAGGCGGCGGAAGTTTCGTGAAGGCCAATATCGGGGACATCGCCCGCGTCCAACGCCAATCTCTTGCGGGCTATTCTCTTGA